Proteins encoded within one genomic window of Marasmius oreades isolate 03SP1 chromosome 6, whole genome shotgun sequence:
- a CDS encoding uncharacterized protein (BUSCO:EOG09262E4T) encodes MDDLTDDQLVALTRFRDMTNGGDDEVAVSVLQSVDWDVQKAAELVFGTTNPPPPPRQQQTATTHIQPFDHIDDSEQGYLLGGTGRPTTGSGRYPPNSPTLFGILSYPFRILSSLIKLVLSILRIPIPYIPFLSLNFYRGRGGGLGGGGGRSNRGPERWIRELEEETGAICIGKASRVGLSSAMELVEGEPGPSTLTTRTGGGASSGAGTDLGNGRKYLPDFALGTYDEFLETCTREARIGCVILVSEEHDDIAEFKRTTLTDPTFVNLLTTNNVHTWGGDVRDTPAFTASLKLSVTTYPYVAFVGLQPSRSTRPHLNSNSSSTSDPITQSTLSILSRHQGLSSTTPEALCTHLTETLLPRVSPYLERVRSSRAVAEREKERQEEVRRSERMMREQQDHAFEESARRDRERILKKIQEDEEKKRVEEREKREKEEEERKKQVERESAERRVRERARRREWLGDRFFPSSEEGEGDVRVAIRMPDGKRVVKRFRGDADTLSSVYAFVDVQLFDPRSYEGSSSSFSAFPSSTNVHEAIQTLMQNLESTTEDPATWWGFRLVSAYPRKEIPWVPGKPVYVRDIPEFSGRGGGQVVVELINSGDSGSPRSSTDRKGKGKVEGGDDGSDGYDTESDE; translated from the exons ATGGACGACCTCACCGACGATCAGCTGGTAGCTCTGACTCGCTTTCGAGATATGACAAACGGAGGAGACGATGAAGTCGCGGTTAGCGTGCTGCAGTCTGTAGATTGGGATGTCCAA AAAGCCGCAGAACTCGTTTTTGGAACAACaaacccaccaccaccacctcgcCAGCAACAAACAGCTACCACTCATATCCAACCATTTGACCATATAGATGACTCTGAACAAGGTTACCTTCTCGGTGGAACAGGAAGA CCCACAACCGGCAGCGGAAGATACCCTCCAAACTCCCCAACCCTCTTCGGAATCCTTTCCTACCCCTTCCGAATCCTCTCCTCTCTCATCAAACTCGTCCTATCCATCCTTCGAATACCAATCCCTTACATCCCAtttctctctctcaactTCTACCGAGGACGTGGAGGTGGCCTTGGTGGGGGCGGTGGACGTTCCAACAGAGGTCCTGAAAGGTGGATTCGAGAATTGGAAGAAGAAACCGGCGCGATATGTATCGGAAAGGCATCCAGAGTCGGTCTTTCGTCTGCAATGGAGCTTGTAGAAGGCGAACCTGGGCCTTCCACGTTGACTACTCGAACGGGCGGTGGTGCCAGTTCGGGTGCAGGAACAGACCTAGGAAATGGGAGAAAGTACTTACCAGACTTTGCTCTGGGCACGTACGATGAATTCTTAGAGACGTGTACTCGGGAAGCAAGGATTGGATGTGTTATCCTCGTTAGCGAAGAACACGATGATATTGCGGAATTCAAGag AACAACCCTCACAGACCCAACGTTCGTCAACCTCCTCACCACCAACAACGTCCACACTTGGGGCGGTGACGTCCGTGACACTCCCGCATTCACAGCCTCTCTCAAGCTAAGCGTGACAACGTACCCGTACGTAGCGTTCGTCGGTCTCCAACCCTCCCGTAGCACCCGCCCCCACCTCAACTCCAACTCCTCCTCAACTTCGGATCCCATAACACAATCCACACTATCCATTCTATCTAGACACCAAGGTCTATCCTCCACAACTCCCGAAGCGCTCTGCACACACCTCACAGAAACCTTACTCCCCCGCGTATCACCTTACTTGGAACGTGTCAGATCTTCTCGGGCTGTAGCAGAgagggagaaagaaagacaagAGGAGGTTAGGAGGAGTGAAAGGATGATGAGAGAACAACAAGATCATGCTTTCGAAGAGTCTGCACGACGCGATAGAGAGAGGATTTTGAAAAAGATtcaagaggatgaagagaagaagcgCGTTGAGGAACGGGAAAAACGGgagaaagaggaggaagagaggaagaagcaagTTGAGAGAGAATCCGCCGAGAGGAGAGTTCGGGAGAGAGCACGGAGGAGGGAGTGGTTAGGGGATCggtttttcccttcttcagaagagggagaaggagatgttAGGGTTGCCATTCGTATGCCAGATGGGAAGAGGGTCGTTAAAAGGTTCCGTGGGGATGCAGATACGTTGTCGTCCGTTTATGCGTTCGTGGATGTTCAGCTTTTCGATCCACGGTCTTATGAaggctcttcctcctctttttcTGCGTTCCCGTCTTCGACAAACGTACACGAAGCCATTCAAACCCTCATGCAAAACTTGGAATCGACCACAGAAGACCCCGCTACGTGGTGGGGATTCCGTCTCGTTTCAGCTTATCCTCGGAAGGAAATTCCTTGGGTTCCTGGGAAGCCTGTGTATGTGAGGGATATACCAGAGTTTTCGGGTAGAGGTGGGGGGCAGGTTGTTGTCGAACTCATTAATTCGGGTGACTCGGGGAGCCCGAGGTCAAGTACGGAtcggaaggggaaggggaaggtggAAGGTGGGGATGATGGGAGTGATGGGTATGACACGGAAAGTGATGAGTAG